The genomic window attgtttgtctttatttaaaaaaaaatatttttcattaacgcttatttagtttaactggaatcttacacatatttgttaaataataattagctgtaccgaagagacaattaaaactattaatttgaatttatcgtAGTAGTATATAACATTTTGCTTACTTACACACTTATcgcatgatgcatggaaaagagcaatacttgaatacaatttataaggataaaattatatcgatatgtaaATGCATGGACTTGTTGAGtagcaagatatttttattgtttacattaattattattctaacataagttacatcgattaaacgtaaaggtaaatgaaCCATACGTCGTAATTTATAGTTCATTTATAAGTGTATATCTtgcacaacacataaaaaatattaaatgtattatttaaatcggAAAAGTATGATTACCGATGGTAGGAAATCCcttcgttggacatatttttaatgCGGCAATGATTTCTACAGCCAATAatggcacaataaggcatatttttatttttaaccgacttcaaaaaggaggaggttctcaattggtcggtatttttttatgtttgttacctcaaaactttcgactgggcgaaccgatttttataattctttttttaatttgaaagctggtgcttcccatgtggtcccatttgtaatttggtccagatctaacaatggcatccatgagaaaaatcatcaaagtcttaaatttgctatccTGAAGTATAGCAAAttgaatgataaatttacgaataacgcAGTATCGCGCtaaccgatttcaatgatttttttattggaaagaatatatGTACTTCAAAGATAGGTTGgtaagagtttggttaggttctgattacggaatccatggcaaagtaacggaactcttcaactaagtgcttacgttcattgatgcattaaaaaatttgtatatctgcacatatttagacaagttgttagttagtttacttcaaattcactaaaaatcaaaaaataaaaataaattaacaaaaaaaccgacttcaaaaacactagttattccaaaacaatagatataatatgcagtaaaaagtataaaaataattgcgtacttttatacaatctaattcttgGTCGTTGGTCGTAGTGAGAGGCAaaagcgggtcgcggcggaaggacaccgattccaaaagttacaataatcgtaactagaattagattgtttaaaaatccgcaattattttataccttttagtgcatattatatctattgttttggaatagtgttttcgaagtcggttgtttttttggatAATTATCcttcacttgacatcaaacgactggtctcacttgagcctcgagtaggtacatttgtacacaatagtggcgacagggtaacgcccacgtgccacttccactagttaTTTCTGTTCCGTGCCGGTACAcatacattttactaataccaagcgtatggagagttttaaaaattgcatttagcTCCATACCTGCTTTATTAATCACAGCGATCTGGTTCTCTTtaatatccattttaatatcgtaaaatattgtacaatgtattggcgccaacatgagaaaactcaatgaacaatcaaataaaaatgacagactCCAaactcaaatttaatattttgtttatttttaattgtaacagtatttatggccagactaagtatatagcACTATAAAGGCAATATAAGAGTAAATTAGACTTTCTTATCTtcgatttgtttattttattgtcgttattaggtaggtactataaaaataatcatcgtTCAATATGTACTAGCACTAGGTATGACACGAAAACCGAAATCGTACAAAACGCATCGGCTTATACAATAAAGGTCTTGATGCCAAagtcacatttataatttattatatccaACTGAATCATTATTCTCTATGTAGGtactacaaatttaatttaacttgcaaatgaaaacaaaaaaccTACTAAGCAAGTTTACGGGCACTTACACTTTTTGTAAATTTCATGTGACCAGTGCGAATGACTGGAAGTATGTAGTTGGAAAGGCagtaattatgataaatatttttataagatgtggAAGATCAATATCTTGTATTTGGATTAGGACAAAAAGTGCATTATATTTAATTCTGCTCTTCCTACTACGGCCTAAAACTTGATATTTTGCAGTGTATGTTGGAGTTGTCGTTGCTTATCTGGTGCTGAAGGATGaaaagaaatagataaaatgaaatgtaaatatttgacTACTCCTAAGGCTGTATAGCTTAGTTCCCTTGCCTGCTCTCTCGAgcgaataataaaaacaaacattgacAACTACTGGCAGTGACTACTGACAACTTCAATATGACTGACAAATGACAATAATGACATACCAGTGTTTTGCAAAAAACAGCGTAAGCTGCGcttgttttgtttgtaaattgatttttatcgtatagaaacttatttattttcaactCAAAAATGGCTGGAAAGCCACCAGATGAAACATATATATCTGTAGTCGATGAAGAACCAGAGTTTTTTGCGTTACTCAAGTGGGATTCCGCACAAACTCAAAAACCACAAGAGCCTCGTAGTTTCGAAAGAGCAAAAAGTCCTGAGAAATTATGTAGTTTGTCTTGTATGCCAACTTCTAAAGATGAATTGGATCCATTTGATCTTAGTGATTCAACGTTTATAGAGACGTATAGACTGACGAAAGATTTGGCGCGAAGTTTATGTGAAGAATTGACCCCTGTAATGCCCGAATCAAACAAATCAGTTGAATTCTCTATTGAGACCAAGGTGTGAATGAAATTTATTTCTTGtgaaaactaaaatttatttttatatcaagtttatCAATTAATCAGacttattataatgtttattgagcaaaattttttttgtttataatttactagTAAGTGCTTGTGGACAGCACACAGTATACTTTGCTCTATTTTACAaatgaaaaattcataaaaaccaaAGCATTTAAGGCATTCACAACTCACTTAAATACACTCTTCCATAGGTTCTGGCAACTTTATCATTCTATGCCACTGGGAAATATCAAAAGTCCATAGGTGGGAAAACAGATCCGAGTACAACACAGTACTTTGTGTCAACTGCTGTGGCTCAAGTCACAGAGGCTATGAACCACACCAGTATTGTCaagaaatatatacattttccACATTTAAGGGCAGAGAGAGACCTCATTAAAAGCAGGTTGGTAAGAAATTATGTACCTATTAATTcagttatttatctatttaaatacCAATTATCATGAAGTTTATCATGTGTACCCATATCCaagaaatgaatataatatgttcaaatgtatatatgtactagctgacccgacagacattgttctgtgcacaataaacaaaatactgttttttatgaaattgtcaataatatttcataacaccaagaattgttttgtaaaatatgctccctgtgaatgacattctatattatgtataaaatgtCATTGCTCTCTCTTATTAACTACgatgaaattttttcacagcctaactgtcaaaccgtgcgtcaataaattctctcatagaaaatatgtccaaacaaaacaaataaaaataattatggtctcaaattgaaataaaaactatcctatctctcaagatgGACTAAACTGTGCTCGATGAAGTAttccctattaaaatccgttcattagtttaggagtccatcagggacaaacaatgtgtcacataatttatatatattaagatatatacttaagtaaaatattattttatttgataggatcattattaacaatttttatattttagatttttatttaaatacaaaataccaaATGTAGTTGGATGTATAGATTGTATGCATGTTCCAATTGCAAAGCCAGATGATGACCACAAGAGACACTTTAATAAGTCCTACCATTCCAAGAAAGctcaaattgtaagtaaaatctcactaattatttttatttattttaatttgtaatacatacaatattgtattataaaccgaatataagtttttaattttgttgttggAGATAGGGCACAGGTTACTTGATGCAAATTGCAATTTATGGAAAACCAGCTTGTGTTCTATCTatatcatagtttctcaaccttggTTTGCTCAccacccactttgagaatatgtttttttctagagtattttcgtgtatttttttagaCTATCGCAaacgccatctcaatgccccctaattttctcttagtcttctactgccccttcccccgaaagtctcaaactgACACATTGAAAACCTATGATCTATATGCATAATAATACTGTCCGTTTCTTTGAGTGCAATGTTTCCTCTTTCAGCAAAAGTGTAAGTAGGTATCTCTACTCCTGTTCCAGACCAGAATGCTGTTGTGTTATAACCAGTATTGCCTTTTGTTGAAAAGGATATCAAAACTTTTTAGTGGCAATCTTTGCTTTTATTAcctattattgaaattttgcaAAGATTCAAGAGCAAAGGACTGAGAAAcacattcaatataatatttaacaggGTGCGCCTTGAGTTAGgttacatttaaatttgatttcccATTGAAAAACAAGTGGTGTGGAGCGAGGAGAGCTAGCTAGTTTCTCCAAAATTTAGTCCCAATGGATAGGCCATGAAGAGCTGTTGCattaataagttttatacaGTGGTTCACTCATTAATgtaattgaatgaatgaatgaaaactttattaataacaaacacaaaccacacagaataatacttatttttagttattttttataagtaaaacacataattgacttaataattattctttgtaagttattttttgttagtaAAACACATAATtgacttaataatttttttataacaataataatttacaatgttttatgatgacaaaaacaaaacaatcatCGAACTCAAACcaaacatgaatattttttaaaaatctcttttagaaaacttaaaaaataaaacaaaagtaactaAATATCTTCTcgactttaattttttttttatgtaggtacatactaattttaaaataaatgaatttaagcttaaattttAGGCAATGTATCGTAATCTGATGGTAGTACGTTTTTCATGCTTTGCAAATGATTAAATTTCGTGGTCGTTATAGTAAGAGGTGCGTTATTCATTTGTAAGTAGGTATTAACACCTGCAAAAATTTTAGGCCTCGGCGGTAAATCGCCCCAGTCATCAtcaaaatctaattttattgtaatttttccGTCATCAGTATACCTGATGGCCCGAATGTTTGTTACAGTCGGGTCCCCCGCTTTCCGACCGTAATACCGTTTTAAAATAAAGAGAACTGGCAGTCAAGTAGGGAAAAACTTTGACTGCCTCAAGATCTATCGTTAAAAGAATAATTTCGCCCCTTGCTGCTCTCGCTTTGTCTTCTTCTTTCTCTCGTCTAGCACgattgttttttatcataacgTACGTATTCATCTGTACCAACCGCGTGACTGCTACATACGTCGCACATATCTTTTTTTAAGGTATATATCGACAAATTTTTCTCGTCAAATGCTTTTTCAAAAGAAAATCTACAGACGATAGGCTCTTCGCTTTCTGTACAATACTTTTTGTATGTGTTATATAGATCAGCCATTGAAAGAAGAGATGGTTCTAAATATAACTTGGTTGTCTCCTTACGTCTGTAATGCGACGGTCGCTTGGGCATATCATCCAAAAAACAGTTAAGCGTTAGCAACTTTCTTTCCTCCCCACGTCTGACAGATTGAGCTCTTATTGAATTTTGAACCTCCTGAGAAGGTATCATGTCAAATTTTGACTTTTTTACCCAGGTTTGTACCATAAGATCCCAAACAAAATGTATGGAAGAACATATTTCTGCATACTTGCACGTTAGTGTTTGAATTTGGATCAAATGGAAGAAAGTAGTGCAATGTAGCCCCACGCCTAGAGTGGTTCGTTGAAGTTTTTCGAGATTCAAAAGAGCGTTTGACTAAACTTGCaatgtaaatttttctttggTCCCAATTGAGATtatcccaaaaatgtttaaaaataagctGACGAAATTAATTGCTAACATCCTTACATTTCCTATTCTGGCTCCTTTCACAGAATTTTGATTTGCATCTATCTTTTATTTGTCTTGGGGGTCTAATTTTATTGTGTTCCATTTTGCTTAAGGTAGCTTTTGTGTAGCCCAAGTATTCTTTACCTTCCATTCTAAGTTTCTATTCGTTAACTTCTTCCATTCCACGTAAATTTTGACGTACTACTCAGCCACTAGTGCTTAGTTCGGAGAGGCACGGATTTAAGAAACGTACTATACAAGAAAATACCATGCTATTGGCAATAACAGAGTAACTGGTTCTATAAGTCTTCATTCCCAACTAACACTTTTGAATGtcacaaataaaaacttttgaaGAAATACCTACTAAGAATAACCAagagaattaaaattaaaatctttggatataacaataaaaatgatttgactTATCTTTGTTTTGATAATCTCTCCGAATATATTGAAATTAGTggcaaataacaataaattgtccAAGAGCAAAACGAAAACCGTTTCAATTACGACACCCCCGTCAAAGTGGTTTTTTCTGGAactcaatcaaatcaaaacgcAGGTAGGTACTATCTTTATCTAGCTCTATCAAATGGCGAGGAACGCGCTAGCAGCGATCGTGGGAAGTTAATCAGTCAAATGCAGAGTGCGCCCGAGTGTAGTCGGTTGTCAGTGCAGTTAAGAGATATTTCCATAAAATACATACGAGCGAATGAATTCTGCCACTTAGTAGATATTTTCACATAGATCAAGAAGCTTTTTGGTAAAGAAATGTTGGATAGGAGTAAATTCAATCTATGCGAATATGAGTTTTATgtctattgtaataaaaaagtaattttgggCTAAAATGTCAGTTAGGAGGTATTGGTACTTCATCGACGATATATAATTCGCGTATTTGCGTCATGAAAAAATGGATGAAGAAGTGTGAAGGTACAGGATCAACACCAAATGAGAAGCAAGCCGGTGGCCCACGAACTACACTGCATGAAAGGTGCTTTTAATGGTTTCGGATTGAGTTTGTTGCGATTTTGCCTTATTgtctattttttcaatttttttaaaaattactgaACTAATTCATTAGTCTTATATATGTAACATAAACATATATAAGTCCGTCAACTTCACTCGGGACCCAGCTCAAATGACAGTTCTATATAGTACAGTCAGCAAGATTAACTCACCGAATCCAGTTTAAATCAAGTAGAAcagtaaaaatagaatttaaccTCGCACCaaattttcatgtttttttttggtaagGTCTAATGGGGTCACTTAATGAGCATAACATCACAAAATGCTGCTAGATCTAGGTGGAGCTCTTGAAAAAGTGTTTTTGGCTGATATCTTGGAAACTTTGCACTTTAGGGCAAAAATTAttgtagtaaataaaattttggttaTTTTATTACTGTAACATTGTCTACAACTTTAGATATAGACTTTTATCTAATGTCCATACTTTTTGAGTTATATGATGTTTAATGTGTAACTTTTCCTTACCTGCAATAGTAacaaacttttttatattttattatattcagcgAGTCAGACTATGTTCGCTCGCTGACGTGATATCTTAATAAGTTACAAGACCAACCGTATCATTTTGATTTTAAGTCTCTTTGGCGCATCAGCTGCATATTATGGCTTATCAATTAATTAGATATCTATCTCTTTTAATGTGttctatgatatttttttttttttttattactatatttaaacAAGTTTACCGGCATTCACTTTTATATTTAGGttataaaattttctcttaaagtgaatttgtaaattcttatgagaaataaattgtttaatttatattcattcgttataacgtcccgtctcatactgcggatttgtgctcgtagtgcgcggcttgaAAGGGCGTAGTGCGCCGGTGGTGATGACttttaataatgaaatgtaTGCATGTTTGAATGTTACAGATATGTGACAGTGAGTTAAATATTGTGAGCGTGGACGCAGCGGGCGGCTCTCTGTCGCACGACGCCATTCTCAACCGGCACGCTGTCAAGAACGATCTGCAGAGCCTCAACTACGCTAGAGATGTCTGCTGGCTTGTCGGTGGGTGGCAATAAACCTCAAGGGACATAAAAACCATCATTCGTAGTGTTTTCGACTAATGAAGAGTTTATTAGTAAAATAGATTTTGTTGAAATTGTTCCAGTTGTGAAGGGTTAATATGTA from Leptidea sinapis chromosome 7, ilLepSina1.1, whole genome shotgun sequence includes these protein-coding regions:
- the LOC126965297 gene encoding putative nuclease HARBI1, with amino-acid sequence MAGKPPDETYISVVDEEPEFFALLKWDSAQTQKPQEPRSFERAKSPEKLCSLSCMPTSKDELDPFDLSDSTFIETYRLTKDLARSLCEELTPVMPESNKSVEFSIETKVLATLSFYATGKYQKSIGGKTDPSTTQYFVSTAVAQVTEAMNHTSIVKKYIHFPHLRAERDLIKSRFLFKYKIPNVVGCIDCMHVPIAKPDDDHKRHFNKSYHSKKAQIICDSELNIVSVDAAGGSLSHDAILNRHAVKNDLQSLNYARDVCWLVGGPHYTQMPYIMTPIPKVTKKSPISPEKHYTTLHSQTHAIVLETIKQLKSRWKCLQATCNKQFDPDTVAKIITACCILHNICNKRGLTVPQMTQAEERLELMKQKVANAPVSKKRVEDPKGVETRMSLIEILWQERSVSNESAPKKRNVKRDRVVEAPQQPVNQMHYLHEDPSKRARIMMNNPYHLGVGMAPTWGHYPQH